One segment of Theobroma cacao cultivar B97-61/B2 chromosome 9, Criollo_cocoa_genome_V2, whole genome shotgun sequence DNA contains the following:
- the LOC18589817 gene encoding xanthine dehydrogenase 1 isoform X4 codes for MGSLKNEEEMEQIVEESKEAILYVNGVRKVLPDGLAHLTLLEYLRDIGLTGTKLGCGEGGCGACTVMISHYDRKLKKCVHYAVNACLAPLYSVEGMHVITVEGVGNHKRGLHPIQKSLERYHGSQCGFCTPGFIMSLYALLRSSQTPPTEEQIEESLAGNLCRCTGYRPIVDAFRVFAKTDDALYADISSLSLQGGEFVCPSTGKPCSCGSKTVNDIDTNGQSICSATYKPVSYSEVDGSTYTDKELIFAPELLLRKLTPLSLSGLGGLKWYRPLTVKYVLELKEKYPNAKLLVGNTEVGVEMRLKRIQYQVFISVTHVPELNMLNVKEDGIEIGAAVRLTELLNLLREVVTQHPAHETSACKAFIEQLKWFAGTQIKNVASVGGNVCTASPISDLNPLWMAARAKFRIINCKGNIRTALAEKFFLGYRKVDLAGDEILLSVFLPWTRCFEYVKEFKQAHRRDDDIAIVNAGMRVCLEEKGEEWVVSDASIAYGGVAPLSLCAIKTKEFLIGKKWNQDVLRGALNVLRTDILIKEDAPGGMVEFRKSLTLSFFFKFFLWVLHQIEGKKPIKEKVLLSHLSAIKSLHRPPLVASQDYEIKKHGTSVGSPEVHLSSRLQVTGEAEYTDDTPMPPNGLHAAFVLSKKPHARILAIDDSGAKSSPGFAGIFFAKDVPGSNEIGPVVMDEELFASEFVTCVGQVIGVVVADTHENAKRAAGKVHVEYEELPAILSIEDAVSAKSFHPNTEKLLRKGDVDLCFQSDQCDKIIEGKVQVGGQEHFYLEPHSSLVWTMDGGNEVHMISSTQAPQKHQKYVSHVLGLPMSKVVCKTKRIGGGFGGKETRSAFLAAAAAIPSYLMNRPVKITLDRDIDMMTSGQRHSFLGKYKVGFTNNGKVLALDLQIYNNAGNSLDLSLAILERAMFHSDNVYEIPNVRIFGSVCFTNFPSHTAFRGFGGPQGMLIAENWIQRIALELKKSPEEIREMNFQGEGSILHYGQQLEHCPLAQLWNELKLSCDFLKARDEVDQFNLHNRWKKRGVAMIPTKFGISFTTKFMNQAGALVNVYTDGTVLVTHGGVEMGQGLHTKVAQVAASAFNISLSSVFISETSTDKVPNASPTAASASSDMYAAAVLDACEQIKARMEPIASQRNFSSFAE; via the exons TGGCTTGCACCCTATACAA AAATCATTGGAACGTTATCATGGCTCCCAATGTGGATTTTGCACTCCTGGATTTATCATGTCATTGTATGCATTGTTGCGGTCAAGTCAAACACCTCCTACTGAAGAGCAAATTGAAGAATCTCTTGCGGGAAACTTATGTCGTTGCACTGGTTACCGACCTATTGTTGATGCATTTCGAGTTTTTGCCAAGACCGATGATGCATTATATGCTGATATATCTTCACTTAGCCTTCAGGGAGGTGAGTTTGTTTGTCCTTCAACGGGTAAGCCCTGTTCATGTGGATCGAAAACTGTAAATGATATAGACACCAATGGCCAAAGTATTTGTAGTGCTACGTATAAACCTGTCTCTTACAGTGAGGTAGATGGAAGCACATATACAGATAAAGAACTTATTTTTGCTCCTGAGCTGTTACTAAGAAAATTAACTCCTTTAAGTTTGAGTGGATTGGGTGGGCTTAAATGGTATCGTCCCTTAACAGTTAAATACGTGCTTGAGTTGAAGGAGAAATACCCAAATGCGAAATTGTTGGTAGGTAATACTGAGGTTGGTGTTGAGATGAGGTTGAAGAGAATTCAATATCAAGTTTTTATCTCTGTTACACATGTTCCTGAACTCAACATGTTAAATGTCAAGGAAGATGGTATAGAGATAGGTGCTGCAGTAAGACTGACTGAACTCTTGAATTTATTAAGAGAGGTTGTAACTCAACACCCTGCTCACGAAACATCCGCATGCAAAGCCTTCATTGAACAGTTGAAGTGGTTTGCTGGGACTCAGATAAAAAATGTTGCATCTGTCGGAGGAAATGTATGTACAGCTAGCCCAATTTCAGACTTGAACCCTCTCTGGATGGCTGCAAGAGCTAAGTTTCGGATCATTAATTGCAAAGGAAATATTAGAACTGCTCTGGCAGAAAAATTTTTCCTTGGCTACCGTAAAGTGGATTTGGCAGGTGATGAAATATTATTGTCAGTATTCTTACCTTGGACTAGGTGCTTTGAGTACGTCAAAGAATTTAAGCAGGCACATCGAagggatgatgatattgccatTGTGAATGCTGGAATGCGTGTTTGTCTGGAGGAAAAAGGTGAAGAGTGGGTTGTTTCAGATGCATCGATTGCTTATGGTGGGGTGGCACCTCTCTCTTTATGTgcaattaaaacaaaagaatttctaaTTGGAAAGAAATGGAACCAGGATGTGCTACGGGGTGCTTTGAATGTCCTACGAACTGATATTTTGATCAAGGAAGATGCTCCTGGTGGGATGGTGGAGTTTCGAAAGTCTTTGACCCTTAGCttcttctttaaatttttcctTTGGGTTTTGCATCAAATTGAGGGAAAGAAACCTATTAAGGAAAAAGTATTGTTATCTCATTTGTCAGCTATAAAGTCACTTCACCGCCCACCATTAGTAGCAAGTCAAGACTATGAAATCAAGAAACATGGAACATCTGTAGGGTCACCAGAGGTTCATCTATCATCCAGGCTTCAG GTTACTGGAGAGGCAGAATATACTGATGACACACCAATGCCTCCTAATGGTTTGCATGCAGCATTTGTGTTGAGCAAAAAACCTCATGCTCGAATATTAGCCATTGACGATTCAGGTGCCAAGTCTTCACCCGGATTTGCTGGCATCTTCTTTGCCAAGGATGTTCCTGGTAGCAATGAAATTGGACCAGTTGTCATGGATGAGGAGCTATTTGCTTCAGAATTTGTCACTTGTGTGGGTCAG GTTATAGGAGTGGTTGTGGCTGACACCCATGAAAATGCAAAACGAGCAGCAGGAAAAGTTCATGTGGAGTATGAAGAGCTCCCTGCTATCTTGTCAATAGAGGATGCAGTCAGTGCCAAAAGCTTTCATCCCAACACAGAGAAGCTTCTGAGAAAAGGGGATGTAGATCTCTGTTTCCAATCAGATCAATGTGACAAGATCATTGAGGGAAAAGTTCAAGTGGGTGGTCAGGAACACTTCTACTTAGAGCCACATAGCAGCTTAGTTTGGACCATGGACGGTGGCAATGAAGTTCATATGATTTCATCCACTCAA GCCCCTCAGAAGCACCAGAAATATGTTTCTCATGTCCTTGGTCTTCCAATGTCGAAAGTAGTTTGTAAAACCAAAAGGATTGGTGGTGGATTTGGTGGAAAGGAGACTAGATCAGCTTTCCtcgctgctgctgctgctatTCCATCTTATCTGATGAATAGGCCAGTGAAAATAACACTAGATAGAGATATTGACATGATGACATCGGGGCAGCGCCATAGCTTTCTTGGAAAGTACAAG GTTGGATTTACAAATAATGGAAAGGTGCTGGCTTTGGATCTTCAAATCTACAATAATGCTGGAAATTCACTAGACTTGTCTCTTGCCATACTTGAACGTGCTATGTTTCACTCAGACAATGTCTATGAGATACCGAATGTCAGAATTTTTGGAAGTGTTTGTTTCACTAATTTTCCAAGCCATACTGCTTTCCGGGGGTTTGGTGGTCCTCAAGGTATGCTTATAGCTGAGAATTGGATTCAAAGAATTGCTTTAGAACTTAAGAAGAGTCCAGAAGAGATAAGG GAGATGAACTTTCAAGGTGAAGGATCAATATTGCATTATGGTCAACAATTGGAACACTGTCCTCTGGCTCAGCTGTGGAATGAGCTGAAATTATCTTGCGACTTTCTGAAGGCTCGAGATGAAGTCGATCAATTTAATCTTCACAATCGATGGAAGAAGCGTGGTGTTGCTATGATTCCAACAAAATTTGGCATATCCTTTACGACTAAGTTCATGAATCAG GCAGGAGCTCTTGTTAATGTCTACACTGATGGAACTGTTTTAGTTACACATGGAGGTGTTGAGATGGGGCAAGGTTTGCACACAAAAGTTGCTCAAGTTGCAGCGTCTGCCTTCAATATCTCTCTCAGTTCTGTCTTTATATCAGAGACAAGTACTGACAAG GTTCCTAATGCTTCTCCAACAGCAGCTTCTGCTAGTTCTGATATGTATGCAGCTGCAGTTTTGGATGCATGCGAGCAGATCAAGGCACGGATGGAGCCTATTGCTTCTCAACGTAATTTTAGTTCTTTTGCTGAG TAG